One window of Candidatus Nitrospira kreftii genomic DNA carries:
- a CDS encoding Copper resistance protein B: MTTALNIWRTFMAVCLMSTGIEVAPVFAEGSSSTIGPRDQPTVTQANLAPQQDWPSPVNDEERRLFMLVDVLEYRPQTRGRENTSDYRWDVEGWYGGDYNRIWYKSEGQQDTAFKADYDLDFQLLYGRFVQKYYDVQIGGRMETQSFRGRNVTRGFGVIGLQGLVPYNYEFESALFLAQDGAVSARLSFTKDFLLTQRLILQGRFEMNAAIQRVEEFTTGSGLNNLEFGLRLRYEIRREFAPYLGVSFDRSYGQTATLVRQEGGDPSQLRFVVGLRAWF; this comes from the coding sequence GTGACGACAGCCCTCAATATATGGCGCACGTTTATGGCGGTCTGCCTCATGAGCACCGGGATTGAGGTCGCCCCGGTGTTTGCAGAAGGCAGTTCCTCAACCATCGGGCCGAGGGATCAGCCCACCGTCACTCAGGCCAATTTGGCTCCGCAGCAGGACTGGCCGAGCCCGGTCAACGATGAGGAACGACGACTCTTCATGTTAGTCGACGTACTCGAATATCGCCCACAGACCCGCGGCAGGGAGAACACGAGCGACTATCGCTGGGATGTCGAGGGCTGGTATGGCGGAGATTACAATCGGATCTGGTACAAAAGCGAAGGTCAGCAGGACACCGCATTCAAAGCGGACTACGACCTAGACTTCCAACTGCTTTATGGCCGTTTTGTGCAAAAATATTACGATGTGCAGATTGGCGGACGCATGGAAACCCAATCGTTCCGCGGGCGGAATGTAACGCGCGGCTTTGGCGTGATCGGCCTTCAGGGCTTGGTGCCATACAACTATGAGTTCGAATCGGCTTTGTTCCTGGCTCAAGACGGGGCCGTCTCGGCCCGTCTGTCCTTCACCAAGGATTTTCTGCTGACGCAGCGGCTCATCCTTCAAGGCCGGTTTGAAATGAACGCCGCCATACAGCGGGTTGAAGAATTCACCACCGGCTCTGGCTTAAACAATCTCGAGTTTGGGCTGCGATTGCGTTATGAGATCCGACGAGAGTTTGCCCCCTATCTTGGGGTCTCCTTCGATCGCAGCTATGGACAGACAGCCACTCTCGTCCGACAAGAAGGAGGGGACCCCAGCCAATTAAGGTTTGTGGTGGGGCTAAGAGCTTGGTTCTAA
- a CDS encoding hypothetical protein (conserved protein of unknown function), producing MDPMDQAWVSEFLHHKFGLTWISHTTHPKTAPPTTSPTTQHARPPRGIPSLEDILQHLRDLQTDPTHKPADTRWDGDSDSEEVGSEALRDGVPEKMWHEAHGSCTRCLRRMGTG from the coding sequence ATGGACCCGATGGATCAGGCGTGGGTCAGCGAATTCCTGCACCATAAATTTGGTCTCACATGGATATCACACACGACCCATCCGAAGACCGCACCTCCGACCACATCGCCGACCACTCAACATGCTCGGCCACCACGTGGCATCCCCTCGCTTGAGGACATTTTGCAACACCTGCGGGACCTCCAGACCGATCCGACGCACAAACCAGCCGACACGCGATGGGATGGTGATTCAGACTCAGAGGAAGTCGGGTCCGAGGCCTTGCGTGACGGCGTGCCCGAAAAGATGTGGCACGAGGCACATGGTTCCTGTACTCGCTGCCTGAGGAGGATGGGAACCGGTTAG
- a CDS encoding hypothetical protein (conserved protein of unknown function): protein MHNRTSPGRHASRFPVSWPPMRYGNATFPAEGTVLDLTDRGWRMAGTMPVVPGMRLTVQVSVPERPTLLRVDRLMGQGSCTCICH from the coding sequence ATGCACAACAGAACGAGTCCTGGGCGGCATGCGAGTCGGTTTCCGGTCAGCTGGCCCCCCATGCGGTATGGCAATGCCACCTTTCCCGCCGAAGGGACTGTCTTAGATCTGACCGATCGAGGCTGGCGCATGGCCGGGACGATGCCGGTGGTACCCGGTATGCGGTTGACCGTGCAGGTCTCCGTTCCTGAACGACCCACACTGCTTCGCGTCGACCGTCTTATGGGTCAAGGGTCATGTACATGTATTTGCCATTGA